The genome window CATCTGCGGCAGGACATAGTGAATCGTGTTGAACGCCCCGGTGACGTTCACCTGCATCAGCTTGTCCCAGTCCGCGGGATCGAGCGCCGCCATCGTCCGCTTCGGAACGTTGATCCCGGCACTGTTGAGAAGGATGTCGACGCGCCCCATCTCCCGCGTCGCCCACGCCACGACCTCGTCGGCGTTCGCGCGGACCGAGACGTCCCCCGCAAAGGTCAGGATCGGCGGATCCTTCGGTCCCTTGGCCGCCACTTCCTTGAGCTTGTCTTCCCGCCGCCCGGTAATGGCCACGCGGCATCCCGCCTTGGCGAAGGCCAGCGCACAACCGGCGCCGATCCCTGTCCCCCCTCCGGTCACCAGGACCGTCTTTCCTGCGAGCGACATCACTGCACTTTCTCTGAGATTCAGATGAGCACGGACCTTGTGGGCGCGACCAATGGCTTGGCGACGGCGTCCGATTTCTCCATACGGTAGGGCCGCCACCTGCGGACGCAACCGAACCCACCGTTCCCGTCCGCCCTGGAACCAGCGTTGCGACCTTCCTCACACCTTAGCACGTGCTTTGCAATCGTCGCGGATTGGTGAGGGGCATACGGCACGTTGTGCGAGTTTGGACACTCACTCCTTCAGACATCTCCCGACGGTCAGGCCTCCGGCGGGCAAGGGGCTAACAAAACGACACAGGCCCCCTTGCATCCCCCACCAGGGTGCCCCTGGCCCCGGTCGACCTGCGACGGCACTCGAACTCGCGGCACAACAGGCATAGACAGCGCATCCGACATCCCCGGCACCTCCCACCCCGGCCAGCCAAACCCGCAGAACTCCGCCCGCCTCCCCACCGCTCCCCGGAATTCCCCGGCAGCGCGCTATCTAACACCCTCGTCATCCAGCCACACGTGCCATGTTCATCGTGGGCCGTTGTCTTTCGTGAACAGGGCGGTGGAACTCCCCCCCGCGAACGACGACTCACGGTTTCATGGCATCACTCCTCATGGTTGGCTGGGATCAACTCCGACTCGCCGCATTCCAGGAGGCCCCCGAGTGTCAATTCACCGGGCAGGTCAAGCTCCCGGTCGTCCCCCAATGCGTCATCCGCTTCACCCATGAAGCCGACCGCCGCGAAGCCGACGTCTACAAGCTCTCCCAGATCCTCGAATCGGACTCGGCTCTCACCGCGGAACTCCTCCGCCACGTCAACTCCGCCCTCACCGGACTCCGCGCCCGCGTCCAGTCGGTCCGCAGCGCCCTGATGGCCGTCGGCATCCGCCGCTCCAAGGCCCTGGTCCTCACCGCCGCCCTCCGCAACGCCACCAAGAGCGTCAAGTCCCCCCTCATCCCGGCCAACCGGTTCCAGGAAGAGAACGTCGAACGGGCCCTCTTCGCCCTCGAAACCGCCCGTGTCCTCGGACGCGACATGGAACTGGCATACCTCGGCGGGATGGTCCAGGACCTGATTCTCCCGCACCTGACCGCCATCCACCGCGACGCCTACCAGCACTTCTCCCACGACATCCCCCTCGCGTCGTTCGAGCGATCGACGTTCAACTGGGACCACGCCGTGGCCGCCGCCCGGCTGCTGAACCAGTGGGGCTTCCCGGACGAACTCACCCTGGGAGTCCTGTACCACCACGACCTCGAGCGGATCCTCGCCCGGGACGAACTGAAGAACTCCGCCATCCTGCCGATCGCCGCGGCCGCTCTCCTCCCCGACTGCCTCGGGCAGTCGCCGGACGGGCTGATGATGCTGCTCACCCTGCAGGAGGAGCTCCCCGGCTTTCAGTTCCTGGAGATCGCGGCGGCGGTGGACGACGCCATCTCGGCCTTCGAGACGACCGACGAGAACCGCGTCCCGCTGTGCGAGCGGCTCGGCAACCTGGCGATGCAGCATCTCGAGCAGCACCGCCAGGACACGGTCGTGATGCAGAAGCACATCGGCCACTACTTCCTGGAGGGAGAGATCGGCCGGGGAGGGATGGGGGTCGTCTACCGCGCCCGCCACGACATGCTCAAGCGGCCCGCCGCCCTCAAGCTCCTGCTCTCGCCCGACCTGACCCCCAACATGATCCAGCGGTTCGAGGAGGAGGTTCAGCGGACGAGCCAGCTCACGAACCCCAACACGATCGGGATCTACGACTACGGCGTCACCCCCGCCGGGCTCTTCTACTACGCGATGGAATTCATCGACGGCATCACGCTGATGCGGCTCGTGCAGCAGTACGGACCGCAGCGCGAGGGGCGGGTGATCCACCTCCTGCTCCAGGCCTGCCACTCGATCGCCGACGCCCACGCGAACGGCCTGATCCACCGGGACATCAAGCCGGAAAACATCATGGTCGCCAGCCGCGGCGGCGTGAACGACATGGTCAAGGTCCTCGACTTCGGCCTCGCCAAGCCGGCCAAAGCCCTGTCGCAGGCGGACAGCGCCTACGGCATGAGCGGCACACCGCTCTACATGGCTCCGGACGCCATGACGCCCCCCTTCATCGTCGACGCCCGCACGGACATTTACAGCCTGGGGGCGGTCGCTTATTTCCTGCTGACCGGAGAGCCGGTCTTCACCGGGGACGACGTCCGGGAGATCCTGACCCAGCACGCCACCGTGGCCCCCATGCCCCCGTCGCTCCGGTCGGGGCGGACCGTCGCCGACGATCTGGAACAGATCATTCTCAAGTGCCTGGCCAAGCGCCCCGCGGAACGGTTCCAGAGCGCAAGCGAACTGATCGACGCGCTGCACGCCTGCCGGTCGGCCAAGGAGTGGACGCTCCGCGACGCCGCCGCCTGGTGGGGCGAACACAAGGACGTCGTCGCCTCCAGCAGCATCGCGCCGCTGCATCCCTCGGATGTGGAGACGATGCTCGTCCCCAAGGCGCTCCTCGAAGAGATCAGCAAGCGCGCGGTCGCCACCGCGAAGTAGGCCACCGGCGAGCGGGGAACGTCAGTCCCCTGATCCCCCTCGATACTGCACGCAGCCGGAACCGCCTCCCCGCACGCCCCGGTCACGCCCCCCGCAGGTCGTGACTCCCCTTCTCTTCCACCGTCAAAAAACCCCATCGCAGGGCCCGGTCCTGCTGGTACTGCTTCCCGAGCGTCAGCGCGGTGACCGCCTTCGCCAGCTCATACCCCAGATAGAAGGCGTGCGCGGCATCGACCGGCGACGCCTGCTGAAACGCTTCGAACAGCTCGAACGCATCGCGGCCCCGCCAGTAACCGTCGCGGTTCATGACGTGGATCTCCCCCCGCTCGACGAAGATCCGGAAGTTCGGATCCTGAATTTGCCGCGCGATCCCCTCCAGCTCCGCCGCGCCAAGCTCCTTGACCCGCGAGTCCCGCAGGAGCACCAGCGACGAGTCGACGTGCTTCGGAAGCGTCCGCTGGTCGACCGCGAACTTCACCAGCCGGCGGGCGGCATCGAACTCGCGAACCGCCGAGCGGGCCCACCCGATGACCTCCGTCGTCAGGACCGAGGTGACGCCGATCTCCTGGCAGATCCCCGCCAGCAGCAGGCTCATCCCCGCCGTATCGGCCTCCGCCAGTTCAGTGACGTTGCCGATCCCCATCATCATCGGCAGATCGGGCCACCGTCGACGGGCCTCGAAGTAGCGGGCCAGTGACGCCGAGAACCCGAACGCGATCGGCTCGAGAATCGGATCGATCCGGAACCGGGCTCCCGCGGTCCGCAGCGCGTCGATGGTGCGATCGAGCGAGTCGAGATCGCTCGGAGTGTCGGGGATCGCCACGACCTCCGCCGACAGCCGCGACGCCCACTCGATATTGGTCGAGTTCACACTGAGAACCAGATCCGCCCCCGCGGCGACAGCCGCCTCAACCTCCGCCCGGTCGAAACTGTCGATCGAGACCCGGTGCCCTTCCCGCACGAGCGCGGCCACGCACGCCCCGGTGCCGCTCCACGACTCCCCCGGAATGCACCCGACGTCGATCCGGTCCGCGCCGCTCTCGCGAAAGTGCTCCGCCATCCGCAGGACCGCCTCGGGGGCCATTCGCGGAGCGTGATTGACCTCGGCCAGGATCTCGATGTCGTACCGGCTCAAGTCCGCCTGCTTCCGGCCCCCCAGGCCAAAGTATTCGGGAAGGTCCAGGATATCCTTCGGCCCCCGCTCGAACGGCACCTGGAAGGACTCCTGCAGCGCCCCCAGGTCTCCCTGCACCCACCCCGGCACAACGACCCGGTCGACCTGCTCGGGGACCGAAAGCCGCCGCCGGATCAGGTCGACGTGCATCAGGGCCGCCACGCTCAGGCCCAGGACCGCCACTTCTCCTTCGAACCCCGCCCGCTCCGAGACGTCCGAGACGACGCGGCGCACGACATCTTCCGCCAGACGGCCGGTGACGAAGAGAAGGCGGGAAGGAGACACGGGTTCCTGGGCTCGTGGGAGGCTCGTCACGCACGATACTCGCGCGGCGTCGAATGCGATACTTGGCCGCGCCGGGCGTCTCCGTCCTGATGGTCTTCGCGCCATCACGGCCGCTCGCCGCTGGCTCCGCCCCCGGGAATCGGCGCCGGGGTCCCCCCATTGCGGTGATCCGAAAAGATAACACTTTCGTTATCTTCGGTTTGGCAAGTCTCTTGCAGAATGACCTGCTCGGGACCGACAACAGTGGGATCTGGACCAGGGAGCCGAGTGAACCATGCCGGAAGTCTCGTGGAAAGTCGATGCACCCCATGCACTTCCAGCCGACGAACTCTCGCGGACGCTGAAGACGGACCTCTCCAAGGGGCTGACCGATGACGAAGCCCGCCGCCGGCTCGAGCAAGTCGGGCCGAACCGGATCGCCGATGCCCGGAAACGGACACCGTGGCAGATCCTCGTCGCCCAGTTCCTGGAGTTCATGTCCCTGCTCCTGGCCGGCGCGGGGCTCCTCAGCCTTCTCGTCGGCGAATGGATCGACGCGGTCCTGATCTTCCTGATCGTCATCGCCAACGGGCTCCTCGGCTTCTCGCAGGAATGGCGGGCGGACAACGCCATCGACTCGCTGAAGAAGCTCACCGTCCCCAAGGCCCGTGTCCATCGCGGCGGCCGGATCCAGGAGGTCCCTGCCGAGGACCTCGTTCCCGGGGACGTCGTCGACGTCAAAGCGGGGGACGTCGTCCCCGCCGATGCCCGGCTGATCACGGCGGTCGATCTGGAAGCGGAGGAGTCGGCTCTCACCGGCGAATCGCTCCCCTCCGAGAAGGCGACCGACCCCCTCGATCCCCGCAGCTCGATCGGGGACCGGCACAATATGCTCCACATGGGGACCGCGGTCGCCCGCGGCCGCGGCGTGGCGATCGTCACCGCCACGGCGATGCAGACCGAACTCGGTCAGATCGCCCACATGCTGGAGTCGACGAAAGCCCAGGCCACCCCGCTGGAGGAGCGGCTCGAAAAGTTGACCCGGACCCTGGCGCTAGCGGTCTGCCTGATCGCGGTCGCGGTGTTCGTGATCGGCGTTGTCCGGGAGCGGTCGTCGGACTGGAACCGGGACCTCATCGCGCGAATGCTCCTGACCGCGGTCAGCCTCGGCGTGGCGGCGATTCCCGAAGGTCTCCCGGCGGTGATCACGATCTCGCTCGCCCTGGGAGCTCAGCGGATGGCGAAGCGGAACGCGATCATCCGCAAGCTGGCGGCGGTCGAAACGCTCGGCACGATCGACGTCATCTGCACCGACAAGACCGGCACGCTGACGCAGAACATCATGACCCTGGCCGACCTCAAGCCGGCCAACGACTCACCGGAAGGAAAGACGCAGCTCCTGGAGGCGATGGCGCTCTGCAACGACGCCGAGTTCTCCGGCGAGAAGGTGGTCGGCTCCGGGACCGAAGCGGCCCTCCTGCAGGGAGCGGTGAAGCAGAGCTTCGACGTCGGCAAGGCGCGGAAGGAACGCCCCCGCGTGGCGGAGATCCCGTTCTCGTCCGACCGCAAGCGGATGAGCACCCTGCATCGCCGCGGCGACAGCTGGGAGCTGATCGTCAAAGGGGCCTCGGACCGGATCCTGCCGCAATGCGCAAACGCGGCCGGCGTGTCGACCGACGAGTGGGTTCGCCGGAGCGAAGAGCTGGCGGGGCGTGGCCAGCGGGTGCTCGCCTTCGCCCGGCGGTCCTGGAGTTCCGAGACGCTCCCCGATCCGCCGCACGAAGCCGAGAAGGACCTCGAATTCCTCGGGCTCGTCGGCCTCGTCGATCCGGTCCGTCCCGAGGCGAAAGCGGCCATCGAACGCTGCCTCGCGGCCGGAATCACCCCTGTCATGATCACCGGCGACCATCCCGGCACGGCCCGGGCGATCGCCGACGGCGTGGGCATCCTCAAGACGAACGGCAAGGTCATGGACGGCCCCACGCTGGACGACCTGTCGCAGGAAGACCTGGAGAAGCAGGTTCACGAAATCGCGGTCTACGCCCGCGTCTCCCCCGCCCACAAGCTGCGGATCGTTCAGGCGCACCAGGCCCGGGGCCGGACCGCGGCGATGACCGGCGACGGCGTGAACGATGCCCCCGCTCTCAAGCAGGCGGACATCGGGATCGCGATGGGGATCACGGGGACGGATGTCTCCCGCGAAGCGTCGGCGATGGTCCTGGCGGACGACAACTTCGCGACGATCATCCGCGCCATCGAGGAAGGCCGCGTCGTCTACGACAACCTCCGGAAGTTCATCGCCTACCTGTTGACGACGAACGCCGCGGAGGTCTTCGTCATCCTCTCGGCGCTCATCGCCGGGATGCCGATGCCGCTCCTGCCGATTCACATCCTGTGGATCAACCTCGTGACGGACGGCCTTCCCGCCCTCGCGCTCGCCTTCGAGCCGGCGGAGGAGAACACGATGACGCGCCCGCCGCGGGGACGGAACGAGAGCCTGTTCTCAGGAGGGGTCGGCCGGTCCATCATCGTGATGGGGGCCGTGATGGCGCTGACGTGTTTCATCCTGTTTGTGGTCGCGCTGGGAGGGATTCAGACGGGACCGGTCGAGAGCGAGACGCTTTCGCGGGGCCGGACGCTGGTCTTCTCGGTCCTCTCGGTCACGCAGCTCTTTTATGTCCTGGGGATGCGGTCGCTGACGGAGTCGATCTGGACGCGGGGCGTGTTTGCGAACCGTCGGCTCATCGGCGCGGTCGTCATCGCGTTGGTGCTGCAGGTGGCGATCGTCTACATCCCGTTCTTCCAGAACATCTTCCACACGGCGCACCTGACGGTGCCGGACCTGCTGCTGGTCGCGCTCCTGTCGGCCATTCCGCTGGCGGCTCTCGAAGTCTGGAAGGTGATCGCCCGCCGGCGGACCGCCGCCTGATCGCCCGGACGCGGCGCGGACGAGAGGCGGCGCACGTCGCCTCAGTAATCAACGCTTCGAAGGCGACTCGCCCGGACTCGCGGCCGAAGTCGTCCTCGAAGCGGACGATTCGGGCCGGGCCGAGGATCGTTCCGCCGCCAGGGTTCTCGAGGCGGCGACGAGCTGCACCGCGGCCATGAGGTGCTCCCGGGAGAAGTAGGGGGTATCGGCCGCCCCGGCCTGATCGAAGGTCTTTCGCGCGAGATCGTCCCAGCTCATCCCACTGCCGATGTGCCACGCCGCCGCCTGCGCCACCGAGGAATTCACGGTGCCGCTCGCGACGGCCTCGCAGAGCGTCGCCAGCTCGGGCTGAGCGCTGTAGCGCTCCACGGCCACGACCGTGTAGCTGTTCCGGCTGGTCGGCGATCGCTTGCCGTGCTCCAGGCAGACCGAGCGAAAGGGAACCCGGACCGTCTCCGCCGGAGGAATGGAGAAGAAGCCCCCTCCGGCTCCACCCCCCTGGCCGCCGAGTCCGCCGCCGCCGCCAAGCCCTCCTCCCCCCACTCCGCCGCCGACCGCCTGGTTCTGCCCGCCGAGCCCGCCCCCTCCCTGTCCACCCCCCAGACCCCCTTGCCCTCCCCCCAGTCCGCCGCCGCCGAACTGCGGATGGATCTGAACGCCGACCATCGCCGCCGGCATGAGGACCGTGAGCGGCTTGTCGGTCCGGTTCCGGACGAACAGGTTTCCGCCGAACTCATTCTTGAGCCGCAGCGTCACCTCCAGCGACTCTCCCTCCATGCCGGCGAACAGCTCCACCCGTCCGGCCGCCGGGTCGTACTTCGGATTCGTGATCGGCTTCCGGAACGGTTCCGCCACGACGGCCGAGGTCGACAGGAGGACCAGCAACAGACTCAACGCAGCACGGCGAATCATGGTCGGACTTTCGTGAAGAGGGGCGGGGGCCGGGGACCGGAACCCACTGCAGGCGCGAGATCACGCGCTCCGCCGGATGCCAGGAGCCCGCGAGACTACGCCGGTCTCGTGAGCCCGGTCTGTGACCTGGCTCACGTTCGCCACCGGAGGCCAACGCGCCGTTCGAACCCGATCGACCCCACGGTGCGACAGCTCACAGAATCGCCCGGCCGCACCGGCGTAATCTCGCCACTCCACAGCAGGAGATCCGCAGTCGGATCCCCGCCACACTCTTTTCGCTGTCCGGAGAACCCCATGCTCTGCGTTCCCACTTCCCTCCGCCTCACCGCTCCAGCGCTGTTCGTCATGGCGGCAATCAGCCTCGTCGCGGGTCCCGCTCGGGCCGGCGAGCGGATTCCCCGCGTCGGCGAGACGGCAAAGGACTTCCAGCTCTCGTCCGTCCTCGGCACTCCCACGCGACTGTCGGACAAGCTCGCGGCCGGTCCGGTGGTCCTGGTCGTGCTGCGGGGCTACCCCGGCTACCAGTGCCCCGCCTGCCACAAGCAGGTCCAGGAGCTGATCCAGTCGGCCGGGAAGCTGGACAGTGCCCAGGCACAGGTCCTTCTCGTCTATCCCGGCCCCTCGAAGGGTCTGGCGGACAAGGCCAGGGAGTTCCAGGGACGAGGAGAGATCCCCAAGCACTTCACGCTCCTGCTCGATCCCGACTACGCCTTCACAACCGCCTACGGGCTGCGCTGGGACGAGCCGGGGGAGACCGCCTATCCGTCCACCTTTGTCCTTCAGCCGAAGACCGGAGAGATCGTCTTTGCCAAGATCGCCAAGGAACACGGCGGCCGAGCCCGCACGTCCGACGTTCTCGAAGCGCTCAAGCCGTTGGCGCGGACCAGGTAGCTCACGCGTTCCGCCGCGTCCGCAGCCGCGCCAGGTCCCGGGTGCAGTGCTCGCAGGTCCGCAGATGCCGGTCGATCCGCTCCCGGTCCCCCGCCGGGAGCGTCCCGGCCAGATACGACGGAAGTAACCGCACAACGTCGTGACACTCGATCGGCGCGGCGGCGTCCACGAGAGTCGCGTCCGGTCCCGGACCCAGGTTTGGCGCTGACGCGGGAACGACGGGAGCCTTATCGGCCAGCCCCTGGTCCTGCGACCGCTTCCACAGCAGCCCTCCAACGACCACGGCGCCGCTCGCCAAGCCCAGTTGCAGCAACGCCCGGCGCCGCGTAATCCGCGCACGGGCGGACCGGCCGGTCTCCCGGAGCAGTCCGGGAGGGCACGTCTGCCATTCCGTCGAGGATGGATCGGGTGTGTTCATCGGTCGGGCCTGTCGCTCCGGAAGGTCAGGATTCCGGTTTCGGAGCCGGGGGTCTGCGATCTGGCATACACATTGGAGGATTTGCGTGCTCCGGGCGGGGATCCGTCCCGCGTCGAATCTCCATCGGCGAGATGCTCATGGTGGAGCCTCTCCCAGAACACGCGGCGCAGGGGCAGACGAGGGAGGAACCGCGACCGTGCCCGCTGAGCGACGTTTGGAAGGAGATTCAACCGCCTCGGACGGCGACAGCGGCGGAAGGCCCGCCAGATCCCGCAGCCGGGTTATCGAGGTGACGCGGATCCGCTGTCGTCCCAGCTGGACGAGCCCCTCGTTCTGAAGGTCCCCGAGCGCCAGCGTCACCGACTCCCGCGTGGCGCCGATCAGGTTCGCGATCTCCTGGTGTGACAGCCGGATCGCGAGTTCGGCCGCTCCTCCGTCGCGGCGTCCGTAGTGCTCCAGGAGGTCCGCCAGCAGGAACAGGACCCGTTCGCGGGTCGTGCGGAAGAGCAGGCTCCGCAGCCGCCGCTCGATCCGCTGCCGCTGCCAGCCGATGAACTTCCAGATCCCGAGCGCCAGCCGTCCGTTCCGGTTCATGAGGTCCTCGAGCGAGGCCCGCGACAGGGAGGCCACGGTCGACCGGCCGGCCGATTCCGCGTGCTCCTCGCGGGAGCCGCTCGCCACGAGCGCCAGCTCTCCGAACAGTTCTCCGGGCTCGATCAGGGCCAGGACCGCCTCTTTCCCTTCCGCGGTCACGCTCAGGAGGCGGACGCGGCCCGCCACCACGAGGAAGACCGAATCGGCCCGGTCGAGCGGCGAGTAGACGATTTCCCGCGAACGGAACTCCCGGATCCGCGCGTGCGACTCCAGCAGGCCGAGCTCCGCTTCGGAGAGCTGCTCGAACAGCCGCGATTGTTTCAGATACCAGAGGCGCTCGGGCATGC of Planctomyces sp. SH-PL14 contains these proteins:
- a CDS encoding SDR family oxidoreductase, yielding MSLAGKTVLVTGGGTGIGAGCALAFAKAGCRVAITGRREDKLKEVAAKGPKDPPILTFAGDVSVRANADEVVAWATREMGRVDILLNSAGINVPKRTMAALDPADWDKLMQVNVTGAFNTIHYVLPQMRERKDGLIINISSVAGLRASPLGGVAYSASKFAMTALGTCVALEERNNGIRVTNVYPGEVETPILDARPVPVSVEHRARILQPDDIASMILAVAALPPRAHVPDLVIKPTTQEFC
- a CDS encoding protein kinase domain-containing protein, giving the protein MASLLMVGWDQLRLAAFQEAPECQFTGQVKLPVVPQCVIRFTHEADRREADVYKLSQILESDSALTAELLRHVNSALTGLRARVQSVRSALMAVGIRRSKALVLTAALRNATKSVKSPLIPANRFQEENVERALFALETARVLGRDMELAYLGGMVQDLILPHLTAIHRDAYQHFSHDIPLASFERSTFNWDHAVAAARLLNQWGFPDELTLGVLYHHDLERILARDELKNSAILPIAAAALLPDCLGQSPDGLMMLLTLQEELPGFQFLEIAAAVDDAISAFETTDENRVPLCERLGNLAMQHLEQHRQDTVVMQKHIGHYFLEGEIGRGGMGVVYRARHDMLKRPAALKLLLSPDLTPNMIQRFEEEVQRTSQLTNPNTIGIYDYGVTPAGLFYYAMEFIDGITLMRLVQQYGPQREGRVIHLLLQACHSIADAHANGLIHRDIKPENIMVASRGGVNDMVKVLDFGLAKPAKALSQADSAYGMSGTPLYMAPDAMTPPFIVDARTDIYSLGAVAYFLLTGEPVFTGDDVREILTQHATVAPMPPSLRSGRTVADDLEQIILKCLAKRPAERFQSASELIDALHACRSAKEWTLRDAAAWWGEHKDVVASSSIAPLHPSDVETMLVPKALLEEISKRAVATAK
- a CDS encoding DUF6513 domain-containing protein, which produces MSPSRLLFVTGRLAEDVVRRVVSDVSERAGFEGEVAVLGLSVAALMHVDLIRRRLSVPEQVDRVVVPGWVQGDLGALQESFQVPFERGPKDILDLPEYFGLGGRKQADLSRYDIEILAEVNHAPRMAPEAVLRMAEHFRESGADRIDVGCIPGESWSGTGACVAALVREGHRVSIDSFDRAEVEAAVAAGADLVLSVNSTNIEWASRLSAEVVAIPDTPSDLDSLDRTIDALRTAGARFRIDPILEPIAFGFSASLARYFEARRRWPDLPMMMGIGNVTELAEADTAGMSLLLAGICQEIGVTSVLTTEVIGWARSAVREFDAARRLVKFAVDQRTLPKHVDSSLVLLRDSRVKELGAAELEGIARQIQDPNFRIFVERGEIHVMNRDGYWRGRDAFELFEAFQQASPVDAAHAFYLGYELAKAVTALTLGKQYQQDRALRWGFLTVEEKGSHDLRGA
- a CDS encoding cation-translocating P-type ATPase — translated: MPEVSWKVDAPHALPADELSRTLKTDLSKGLTDDEARRRLEQVGPNRIADARKRTPWQILVAQFLEFMSLLLAGAGLLSLLVGEWIDAVLIFLIVIANGLLGFSQEWRADNAIDSLKKLTVPKARVHRGGRIQEVPAEDLVPGDVVDVKAGDVVPADARLITAVDLEAEESALTGESLPSEKATDPLDPRSSIGDRHNMLHMGTAVARGRGVAIVTATAMQTELGQIAHMLESTKAQATPLEERLEKLTRTLALAVCLIAVAVFVIGVVRERSSDWNRDLIARMLLTAVSLGVAAIPEGLPAVITISLALGAQRMAKRNAIIRKLAAVETLGTIDVICTDKTGTLTQNIMTLADLKPANDSPEGKTQLLEAMALCNDAEFSGEKVVGSGTEAALLQGAVKQSFDVGKARKERPRVAEIPFSSDRKRMSTLHRRGDSWELIVKGASDRILPQCANAAGVSTDEWVRRSEELAGRGQRVLAFARRSWSSETLPDPPHEAEKDLEFLGLVGLVDPVRPEAKAAIERCLAAGITPVMITGDHPGTARAIADGVGILKTNGKVMDGPTLDDLSQEDLEKQVHEIAVYARVSPAHKLRIVQAHQARGRTAAMTGDGVNDAPALKQADIGIAMGITGTDVSREASAMVLADDNFATIIRAIEEGRVVYDNLRKFIAYLLTTNAAEVFVILSALIAGMPMPLLPIHILWINLVTDGLPALALAFEPAEENTMTRPPRGRNESLFSGGVGRSIIVMGAVMALTCFILFVVALGGIQTGPVESETLSRGRTLVFSVLSVTQLFYVLGMRSLTESIWTRGVFANRRLIGAVVIALVLQVAIVYIPFFQNIFHTAHLTVPDLLLVALLSAIPLAALEVWKVIARRRTAA
- a CDS encoding redoxin domain-containing protein, whose protein sequence is MLCVPTSLRLTAPALFVMAAISLVAGPARAGERIPRVGETAKDFQLSSVLGTPTRLSDKLAAGPVVLVVLRGYPGYQCPACHKQVQELIQSAGKLDSAQAQVLLVYPGPSKGLADKAREFQGRGEIPKHFTLLLDPDYAFTTAYGLRWDEPGETAYPSTFVLQPKTGEIVFAKIAKEHGGRARTSDVLEALKPLARTR
- a CDS encoding zf-HC2 domain-containing protein, producing the protein MNTPDPSSTEWQTCPPGLLRETGRSARARITRRRALLQLGLASGAVVVGGLLWKRSQDQGLADKAPVVPASAPNLGPGPDATLVDAAAPIECHDVVRLLPSYLAGTLPAGDRERIDRHLRTCEHCTRDLARLRTRRNA
- a CDS encoding Crp/Fnr family transcriptional regulator, translating into MPERLWYLKQSRLFEQLSEAELGLLESHARIREFRSREIVYSPLDRADSVFLVVAGRVRLLSVTAEGKEAVLALIEPGELFGELALVASGSREEHAESAGRSTVASLSRASLEDLMNRNGRLALGIWKFIGWQRQRIERRLRSLLFRTTRERVLFLLADLLEHYGRRDGGAAELAIRLSHQEIANLIGATRESVTLALGDLQNEGLVQLGRQRIRVTSITRLRDLAGLPPLSPSEAVESPSKRRSAGTVAVPPSSAPAPRVLGEAPP